In Rhinolophus ferrumequinum isolate MPI-CBG mRhiFer1 chromosome 8, mRhiFer1_v1.p, whole genome shotgun sequence, the DNA window AACACTACCTACATCCTAGGATCACTGTGAGGGTTaaatgtgtaaagtgcttagggCTGTTCCTGGAACCGTGGTTATAGACGTATTTGCTATTACAGATCCACTCTCGCTTACCcacaattctgaaatccaaaaatCTCTGAAAATCAAAAGGCTTTTGGGAAGTGTGGCATTATTCAAAAATCTTTTTAGGACACCTTAAGCTATTTGTACTCTTTAATTATCCTGCTGAGAGTGAATACATCTCTGTGTTACACTGAAGACATGTTAATGTGATTGATGGGGGGAGTTGCCCCAGTGAGGGTGAAGGGGGGTGGGTATGTGACATGAAAAATGCTCCATTTCTGGAGTCTGAAGCATTCTGCATTCTGGCACACCTCTGGCCCCAGGGATTTCAGAGAACAGATTGTAGACCTATGATTCCTTGTTATTATCCTCATTACTCTTATTATTGCGGGTGACAGGGACTTCATGCTGCCAGATGGCTCCAGGGAGGCTGATGGTGAGTTTGTGACAGCACGTGATTGCCCCCACTCTGCAGAGCCCCCCGTGCGCATCATACACCCCCGGGATGAGGTGACCTTGATCGCCGTGAGCTTGGAATGTGTAGTGCTGACGTGCGAGCTGTCGAGGGAGGATGCCCCAGTTCGCTGGTACAAGGATGggctggaggtggaggagagCGAGGCGTTGGTGCTGCAGAGCGACGGGCGCCACCGCCGCTTGGTGCTGCCTGCGGCGCAGCCCGAGGACGGGGGCGAGTTCGTGTGCGACGCTGGGGATGactcagccttcttcactgtgaCCGTCACAGGTGAGCAGTCGCCAGAGCACCCTGGAGAGTTAGAGAGGcaggaagttgagggacagaaaCCCATACCTCCCAATTCCTGCATCTTAGGGGCCCCATTCTGCCCCACACAGCCTTCcccttctccagcctcctctcctcccccagcctccttATTCTCAGCCATCAGAGAGCCCTGGCTGGCCCAAATCGGGTCAGGACAGTGACCAGGGGCCTAGTGGAGAGACTCCAGGAATTAGGAGTactcattattcatttattcaataaatactcattgaGCAACTACTAGGTGctaagcactgttctagatgctgacAGGTACAGTAGTGAACCAATAAGAGAAAACCTCCTGTCTTCACAGAGCTTGCATTTGAATGAGTGGACAgataacaaataagtaaaatagatgTTTTTTCAGGTTGGTATAAGTATATCAAAGGCAAAGCAGGGAAAGGGGATaggaagtggggtggggtagAAGGGGTGGGCCCTGGGGTCAGACACATCGGGGCTACCTTGTTCTGTCCAtgtgtccttggacaagtcacttccctCTAAAGAGGCCTCAGGTCCTCGTCTGTAAAGTGAAGCCAGCAGCAGTACCCCTCTAGGGAGTGTTAGGTGTAGAGAGAAAGGAGCTGCAGTGTGCTtcgcacagtgcctggcacacagtaagtgcctTTGGGTTGTAGCTGGTACCATTCCCAAGAGCTACGCTGCAAAGGGAGAAGGCTGAGAAGCTAGCAGGTGAGGCTGAGCCCACGTGCCCCTCTCTCTGTccacccaccagccccaccaGAGAGGATTGTGCGTCCGGCAGCCCGCTCTCTGGACCTGCAGTTTGGGGTTCCAGGGCGTGTGGAGCTGCGCTGCGAGGTGGCCCCTGCTGGGTCCCAGGTGCGCTGGTACAAGGATGGGCTGGAGGTAGAAGCATCAGACACCCTGCTGCTAGGTGCTGAGGGGCCTGCTCGCACTCTGACCCTGCCCCATGCCCGGCCCGAGGATGCTGGGGAGTATGTGTGTGAGACCCATGATGAAGCTGTCACCTTCAACGTCAGCCTGGCTGGTGGGTGCTCTTGGCTGGCccgggtgggggaggtgggagcaAGCCTGAGCTAATCCCCTTCTCTCTCTATCCAGAGCCCCCCATCCAGTTCCTTGCCCCAGAGGCAGCCCCTGGCCCACTCTGTGTGGCCCCCGGGGAGCCGGTGGTGCTCAGCTGTGAAGTGTCCCGGGCTAGTGCCCTTGTCTTCTGGAGCCACAACGGGAGACCAGTGCAGGAGGGTAAGGGCTTGGAGCTACGTGCCGAGGGCCCGCGCCGCACCCTCTGCGTCCAGGCTGCAGAGCCGGCCCACACAGGCCTGTACACCTGCCAGGCCGGGGTGGCCCCAGGAGCCCCCAGCCTCAGCTTCACTGTGCAAGTGGCTGGTGAGTACAGCCTGGGCAGGAAGCGTCAGACTTGCACCCCAAACCTGTGGGTTTCCCTGCTTCTCTAGCATGCCTTGTCCACTCCTTGTCCCACCTCCCTCAGTACCTTTCCCCATATTGCCTCCCACTGCCCTCTTTATAGCCCTTGAGCCACTTCCTCCCAGtgacccccagctctgcccccacaGAGCCCCCCGTGCGGGTGGTGGCCCCCGAGGCGGCCCAGACGAGGGTCCGCAGCACCCCAGGCGGGGACCTAGAGCTGGTGGTGCACCTCTCCGGGCCGGGGGGCACTGTGCGCTGGTACAAGGACGGGGAGCGACTGGCGAGCCAGGGGCGGGTACAGCTGGAGCAGGCCGGGGCAAGGCAGGTGCTGCGGGTGCGGGGGGCACGGAGCAGGGACGCTGGGGAGTACCTGTGCGACGCACCCCAGGACAGCCGCATCTTCCTCGTCAGCGTGGAAGGTAACAGTGCACCCCTCACACGCTTTGGACCCTGGCCCCCCAAGGTCCACACCCCCGCACCATTTTCAGATCCCcttatcccccaccccacctctctgcCTCTGGCTCCAATTCATGCATAACTGTTCCTTGGATGGGGACTCAGGGTTCCCTTGTCCAGAAACCCTCAAATAGGAAGAGGCAGAGCCCAATGGTTAAAAGCAGGGGTTCTGGAGTGACCCACCCAGGTTCCAATCTAGATTCTGCTTTGCAGTAGTTGTATGACACTGGCAGGTTGCTtaagctctctgagccccagCGCTAAAGTGTGGGGATAGTACTTGCCTTATAGGGCTATTGTGacagttaaatgagataaataggTCCATggtaaataatgtattattattaggGAGTCAGAGAAGTGGGGTGCCAGGCCAAGATTGAGAGGAGTTGGCATCTAGCCCTTTGGGACACTCCCATGGCTGACACACAGTGGGCCTCAGGAAAGGTCTGTTAATTAACTGGGGATGAGGGCCTGTGACCTCCAGAGGGGataaaaaggagggagggggaagccCCAGCCCCCTCACTGCCTGACCACCTCCCACCAGAACCACCGCAGGTGAAACTGATCTCGGAGCTGACACCACTCACCGTCCATGAGGGTGATGATGCCACATTCCGGTGTGAAGTCTCCCCTCCAGATGCCGATGTCACCTGGCTGCACAATGGGGCCGTTGTCACTCCAGGGCCCCACCTAGAGATAGCCCAGAATGGGTCAAGCCACACACTGACTGTGCGAGGGTGCCAGCTCGAAGACGCAGGAACCATGGCTGCCCaagcagggggcacagccacaAGTGCCCGGCTCCACGTTCGAGGTTTGGTCCTGATGGGGATGAAATTGTCTTGTTTCCTGTATCTattctcccagccccagcccgagCAGCCTTGACCTTGTGCCCAGGGACAGACCTGGGAGATGGAGCAGGGGGTCAGCCTCCAAGCCCCACCAGGCTCCATGGCGTCCATCCCCCTTCCTCCTCAGAAACAGAGTTGCTGTTCCTCCGGAGGCTGCAGGATGTGCGGGTGGAAGAAGGCCAGGATGTGTGCCTTGAAGTGGAGACAGGTCGAGTGGGTGCAGCAGGGGCCGTGCGCTGGGTGCGAGGTGGGGAGCCCCTCCCCCATGACCCTCGCCTGTCCGTGGCCCAGGATGGCCACGTCTACCGCCTCTTCATCCATGGTGTCGTACTGGCTGACCAGGGCACCTACGGCTGTGAGAGCCACCACGATCGAACCCTGGCCAGGCTCTGCGTAAGGCGTGAGTGCCCTGTCCTCTCCGAACACCTCACCCACCCCATGGCACAGCCTTTGCTGACTGGCCCAGGGCCCCTCAGACCCCCACCAAAGTGCCCCTTGCCGCTGAGGCAAGTCAGCCCTGGCTGACCTCCAGGAGTGTGACCTGAAGCAACCTGCCCAAAGCAAAACTTTGCTTTTTCTAAAGTTGTCTATTTACCTAAGAAGTCCATGTGGATTTTGCATTCCATTTCATATGTCCAAGTTGGCTTTgctataaacataaatatactCCAGAAAGACGTGCAGTGTTTATCCTTTAGTCACATGCTCCAGGTTACGTTGGCCCATTTCAGAAGCAGGGATGGCTGGCAAATAGCACTCCCCACGCCCCAAGCTGGAGCCCTCTATTAACTGTGTGACTTCATGCAAATTACTTAACAAATCTGAGCCAAGTCTTCTTAAAAATGGGGCTGATCCCTACTTCAAAGGTCTTTGGAAACATTAACTGAGATAACACAAAAAATGGCCATGCAGAGCTTGGTAAATGGTTCTTATTGATGATACATATTCtcttctaatttatttcattcatttaatcacaaTAAACCCATGTCTCAATGCTATTCACCTTGTACAACTGGGGAAACTAcggcccagagaggtcaagcaGTTTGCAAAAGGTCACACAGAAGCCAAACTATATGTAGGAGCTATGGTTCAATCCTGGTGTGTCTGACTTCAAATCTTGTGCTCCTTCCAGTGTCACAGCACCCCTCACCGAGACTCCTCAACCCTCTAACCACACCTTACCTCTTTTTGTGTCCCCTCTCCTAACTCCAGTAAGCTCCTCTCTCCCCCTAAAtctggtgggctgtgctcccttcTCCCTGCACCGTGGTTCTCAGCTTCATTTGATAGGCCCTTACTCGGTTGTGTTAGGGGTGGTGCATGTAGGGCCAGGGGGTGTGTGAGCCCCCTGAAATCCATGCCCAGAGCTGGAATCCtcatcctccctctctccccatctcccccCACCAGCAAGGCAACTAAGGGTGCTGCGGTCTCTGGAAGATGTGACCATCGTTGAGGGGGGCAGCGCCACCTTCCAGCTGGAGCTGTCCCAGGAGGGTGTGACTGGGGAATGGGCCCGGGGTGGAGTCCGGCTGCATCCAGGGCCTCAGTGCCACATTCACGCAGAGGGCCACACTCACCACCTGGTACTCAGTGGCTTGGGGCTGGCTGACTCGGGCTGCATCTCCTTCACTGCGGACTCCCTGCGCTGTGCAGCTAGACTCACCGTGAGAGGTGCGGCCTCCAGGACTGCCGCCTGCCTGCTAACTGCCCTGGGTGTGACTCCACTGATCCTACTCCCTGTGTGGCCCCCACTGACCATGCCTGTTCCAGTGTGCCCCTCACTGACCTCTCTGCCAGAGTGATTCCTCTGCCCCTTTGGCCTCGTGTGGTGGCAGTGACTGCCCTGACTGAGGGGGGCTCCTCTGACCAGTATGATCCAACATGGCTCCACTGACCCCGCAGTCCCTGTGACCCACTGACTGTGCCACTGTGAACATGCCTGTGCCAGTGTGGTCCCTATTGCCTGCCTGCCTGACCACGGCTCCACTGACCATGCTGCCTGCTGTGACCACCTCTGCCTGCCTGAGTGTGCCCTTCTGACCACTCAAGTCCCAGTGATCCACTGTGCCTAAGGTGACCACCAGCAACTCCGCTTCGGTGTCCCTCATTTTTGCTTCTAGCCCAGTGTATTCCCCACTGACCACACCTTAGGGTCCCTGTCTCCCATTGCTCCTCTGAACCCATTGCATCGCTCACTGTCCATTGTCTCCTGTTCATTCCTGCCAAGTGTGGCCCCCACTGACCATGCCTCTCTATGGGTGACTCCACTGGCATCTCTACTCCAGTCCCCCCATGCCCCTCTAGCACCAGCATGTCCCCCACTGACCACCTTAAAGTGTGACCGCCAGCTGGCCACGCCTGCCCCTTGACCCCTATAATGACTGTGTCCTGCACTGACCAGCATTCCCGATAGACCACTTGTCCCCACACATCCCCCACTCACTACTGGCCTCCACTCATCATCTGTCTAAATGTGTCCACCACTGACCCCTGTGCCCACGTGTGTCCTTCCTGGCCCTGCGAGCTGGGTCTCCATCCTGCCCTTACCCCTGCTCCCTGTGTACTATCCTCGTTTTCCCACTCCCAGAGGCCCCAGTGACCATCGTGCGGGGGCCACAAGACCTAGAGGTGACCGAGGACGACACAGCTACGTTCGAGTGCGAGCTTTCCCAAGCCTTGGCTGATGTCACCTGGGAGAAGGTcagagcccagccccagcccagcccaccttggcatcaaaacaacaataataatgccCCAAACAAACAACTAATACTCATTGAGCagatgtgcctggcactgtgctcagATGTACTTTACATTTAATCCTTTAATGTTtacaacaaccctttgaggtaggtCTTGTTATCGCCATGTTATCTataaggagactgaggctgggTGGGGTGAAGTATTGCCCAGGGGCAGACAAAAGGGGTAGAACCCAAATTTAAATCTAAGTTTGCCTAATTCCAGAATCCACGCTCATGGCCGATGTGATGGGTACATGACTCTGGGATTCCCGCCCTCGTGGCGCCCCTTTTCAGCCCTAATGTCCCCAAAGGGTGACATCTTCCCAGTGAGGCTCCCGGCACAGCCCGCAGGCGCAGAACGGCCCGACCCCAGTGGGGAGGACACAGACAAGCATAAAAGCACCTCAAAACCGCTTGGCACCAACGGAGGGCGCCGCTGCCTCCCAGGGGCCGCGGCCGCCGGTGCCCAGCCAAATTCACCCCGACCTTCTGCCACTCCCGCCCCTAGGACGGGCGCCCGCTCACCCCCAGCCCTCGGCTCAGGCTCCAAGCCCTCGGCACGCGGCGCCTTCTCCAGCTGCGGCGCTGCCGCCCCTCGGACGCCGGGACCTACAGCTGCGCGGTGGGGACGGCTCGCGCCGGGCCCGTCCGCTTGACGGTGCACGGTGGGTACGAGGCCCTGTCGGGGCCGGGTACTGATGTGGGCTCCGGGGTTGCAGACCCGCCTTCTCCCCCGACTGACTCTGGTGCTTCTTGGGAGAGGGGCGTGGCGTGGGCAGGGTCGGGTGCCTCCGTCCCGCCCCGCCTCACTCCCCGACTCCGCCCCAGAGCGCGTCGTGTCGATGCTCTCCGAGCTCCAGTCTGTGCGCGCCCGCGAGGGCGACGGCGCCACGTTCGAGTGCACCGTATCCGAGGTCGAGACTACCGGGAGCTGGAAGCTCGGAGGCCGCCCACTGAGACCCGGAGGCCGCGTCCGCATCCGACAGGAAGGTGGGGCAGACGGTCTACCCACTCAAGCCCCTTGCTGCCCCGCCCCCGGCTCACACAGACCCCGCCCACTAGGATAAGCCCCGCCTCCAGCTTGAATGGGCCCCGCCCCACGGCCCAAAGAGTGGTCTCCCTGTTTTGCCGTGGCCCCCGGCTCTGAGGTCTCAGTCCTGGCTGGCTCCTCTTACCCATCGGCATGTTAGTTCTGCCCACCCCAGTGCACATGGGGACGTACTCCGGCCCTACGAACCCTCCCCAGAGACGGCTCCGGCCTTGCTAGCGCGCCCCTCACCCTCAGGGAAGAAACACATTCTGGTGCTGAGCGAGCTGCGCACGGAGGACGCCGGTGAGGTCCGCTTCCAGGCGGGACCAGCCCAGTCCGTGGCTCAGCTAGAGGTGGAGGGTAAGCGGCTGTTTGGCGGCGGCCAGGAGTGGGCATCACCTTCCCTGGGACTGGCAGGCTGGCAGCTGGTCCAAGGAAcgctgcctcccccacctcccttcctggGGCAGGTCGCAGGGGGCAGTGCGTTTCctgaggaggaaatggggacaAGGAGACTTTGAGTTGGGGGTACAGAGGAACAGGCCGGTGGCATAGAGATATGAGACCAGGAGTGGAGGCCTCAGGGGGAGGGAAGATGCGTTGCTCCTCTGTGTTCCTATTAACTTAAGCCCTCGtcctccacccccagcactgCCTCTCCAGATGTGCCGCCGCCCTCCTCGCGAGAAGACGGTTCTGGTCGGCCGCCGTGCAGTGCTGGAGGTGACTGTGTCCCGATCCGGAGGCCAAGTGTGCTGGTTGCGGGAGGGTGTCGAGCTGTGCCCGGGAGACAAGTACGAGATGCGCAGCCATGGCCCCACCCACAGCTTGGTCATCCATGACGTGCAGCCTGAGGACCAGGGCACCTATTGCTGCCAGGCCGGAGAGGACAGCGCCCACACGCGGCTGCTGGTAGAGGGTGAGTGAAACTGGACTGGGCAGAGGTCAGAGGGTCAGGCGGTCTGGCCAGGCAGGAGTCGCCTAGGTGCTGGTGGGTTGAGACACACCTACTGAAGGTTTTCCAGGACTGGGGATGGCGAGTTGGTTCTGGGATGGGTTGAAGGTAGGGAGTGGGGAGGCGGGAGATTTCACCCAGGCTGAGGAAAGGAGGGAGCTGCATTCTCAGCAGGAACCACTTGGTTCAGGGCAGCTGTTCCCACCTTTCTACACCCCTTCCTGTCCCAGCTTCTCCTcactccctcctgcctctgcACCATGTTTGTCTCTCCTGAACATCCCATTTGTATCCGAGTTCCTCCTTCCCAACTACTGGCTCCTGGTCTATGGCCCCCACCTATCCCTCCTGCTTTCTGCCCAGCTGGCTTCTGCCCGTCTCAGTGAGTTCAGTATTAGCCTGGGCAGACTGCTCCTGAGCTagtcccatttctttccttttccgcATAGGAGAtaccccaccctccacccaaaTTCCTGCATTCCCTTCAAATGTCTTGCCCAACCCCTAACCGACCCCTACTTTCCAGCCCCCACAGATAGCCCTGACAGAGGCCCAGAAAGGGTGGGGCAGAGGGTGAGGGTCTTGCTCTTCCTCTGTGGACGCCCAGGGTCTGCCAGGGGAGGAAGGTGGTCTCCCCAGCCCCACGTGGAGTCATTCCTCTGCAGGTAGCTAGGAGGACGGAACCAAGCCAGGCGGGTGCCCTCGGACAGCTTGGAAGGCGCATGCCCTTACCCCGGGCAGGGGTGGGTGGTAGGGGAACAGAGGTGTTGGGAGACAATAAAAGTGGTGCAGCCCCTTTCCCTGACTCTCTGTGTGAATATAGGAGGGCAGATCTTGCCTGGAGCCCCTGTGTAGTGAGTGACTCAGGGACCAAGAGCTACAGCACTTCTAACTTGGCCCATGGAAGTGCCATCCACTGAAGACCACCACTCCTGGCAGAAGCCACACAGTTTGGCACATTTATAAAAGATGTAAAACAGGATGGGGTAGGGGGGAGACAGAAGCATGAGGTGTCCAGGGTGGCATGACAGACACCATACATGCACCGTGCATTTAAGCCCCTTCCCCTCAGCTCCCCTCCCCAATCCAGCCCAGAATAGCACCCCCATTCCTATCTCCTGCTATTGCCCTCAGGCTGGTGGCTTTGTAGAGGACGGGGGACCAGGATGAGGGGTGCTGCAGTTTGCCCCATGGATCAGGACAAGCAGCCTTAGATGAGTCTGGTTGAGAGGCAGAGCgatgagggaagaaggcagacCTCCTCCCCTTAGACATGCAGGAGAGTGGCCCATGGGACCCCAgcagtggggaggaggtggggccaACCTTGCAGAAGCCCTACTGATCAGAAATCTAAGGCAAGGGTCCCAGTGTCCTCTCCACGCCCACCTctccacgcacacacacacacacacacacacacacacacaggtgacaCACTCATAACCCTGAGCACACCCCAATGGGGCTCACACCCCACATCCCTTAGGAGCCCCTTGGGAGCTTGGGAGGGAGCTTTCCCTCAGGCCAGGCCTAGCCTGATACAGGTCCTCCCTTCTAGCAGCCAGGCCAGTCTTCTCCAGGCGGAGAGAGGAACAACCATAGGCCATGGGGCCCGGCAGTCTGGGTGGTGGCCCAGCAGGCCTCCCCAAGCTGACAGAGCTGGTGACCACAGAGTCCTGGTGAACAGGAGTAGCTTAGCTATACTGCTATACTCGCACAGGAGGCCCTGAGCAGGCTGCCAGTGGTCCCCGGGACCCATATTCGTAGTCCGTGTCTGTGGGCGAGGCCATGAAGGAGCTCAGTGAGCTCCCTGTCTGCCGATCCCGGAAGCTCTGGATATAGCTCTGTGGGAGAGTAAACACAGGTGTGAGTACAGCCACAGACCCCTGCCCTGAGAGCCACCTCAAGCAGACATCCTCTCCCTGTACCCTCACAAACCTGAGATTCACCCCAGACTTCCGTAGGCCCAGGACCTCACCACACCCATAGTCCTCAGCCTGAGGCTCTGCCTCATACCATCCCTCATTAAAATTCACGCTCAGACACCTTTCCTCCATCCCAGAGCTGGCCCCTCAGGCTGCCGGTGCAGGGGTTACAAAGGGTGGACAAACGATAGTGACCAGCTCTCTGGGGAAGGCCCAGTCCTGCTTGGACAGAGTTTACAACACTCTTTTCTCCCCATTCGGACTGGAGGAGCTCAGGGTGCTCACCGGGGAGAGGACGTCTCCATTGAAGCGTTTGATGGGCACTGGCCTGCGCCGATAAGCAGGGTCAGGGAGCCCAGGTCTTGGAGGAGCCCGGGGACCTCTAGCGGGAGTCCGAAGGGGCCTCTTCTTGCGCCGCTTCTCCTTGTGCTCTTCCTGCTGCCGAATCCGCATCAGCTGCACACGTCGTCGCTGCCGGCTGATGACCACTGCGAAGGGATGGGCAGAGAAGGGTCTCACAGGCCCACGTGCCTCCTCTCCACCTTTCCTACCTGGGGGCTCCAGGTTTCCAgattcccctttccttttctggTCTTCCACCTTCCAGATGGGACTTCCATTGTTCTTGACCTCCAAAGGTCTTTATGGAAGATTCCTAGACTTCTAGGTACCCCCTCCCCAGCCATTATCCCCCTCCCAAGCCCTAGGTGACTTGCCAGGACCAGCCATCATCATCTTTCTACTGGACAATCGCAGCTGCCTCCTCACTGGTTCCCCTTCTACGCTTGCCTTCCCTGGTGTTTTCTACACTCAGTATCCAGAATGAGTATCCCAAATACTAAATTAGGTCATGTCCTCCCTGCTTTAAGTCTCCAAAGTATCTCACTGCCCTCCTAATAAATTCCAGAGTCCCCCAGAGAGCCCACACAAGCAGCGTCCCTCAGTCACCACACTCCAGCCCCGCTTCCTCAACAAGCCAAGCCCATTCCTTCGTGGGCACTGCCCTTGCTAGTCCCTCTTCTCTAGTTCTTTGCACGGCTGGCCCCTTATGTCTCAGGACTCTACTTAAATTTCACCTCTTCCGAGTGGTCTTCCTTGAGCACCCTGTCCATAATGACCTCTGTAGATCACTCTTTCGTGTGACCCGACACATCTCTTTCATATCACTCCACACAACTGGAGTTATCTTGTTTGTTTGCACATCTAttatctgcctcccccacccaaaAGTAACCCCATAGGGATAGGGAGGgaccttttctgttttgtctctgctgtatccccagtatCCGGAATGGGCTCAGCGTGGAGCCCACTGCCCCATACACTGCTGTGGAAGGAATGGTGCCACTGAGACCCCATCTTCCCAAACGCTGAGCGAATAACTTCTCTAAGCCTGTTGAGGTCTTACACTGTGGGTGTGTACAGCTTCTTCCCCCACTCTGCAATTGCtcagccccgcccccaccgctTGTCTCATGCCCACCCTGGCCCATGCCCTCTCACCTTCCGTGTGGGAGTCCCCCTCAGCCGTCACCCGCCACTGCACCAGAACGCCCATCAGGCTGAGCAGGGGCCAAAGTGCCAGCAGGGCCCAGCTCCGCCAGCAGAGTGGGGGTACAGGGGCAGCTCGCAGCCGCTCCACAGCATAGCGCCCCAGCAGCAGGAGCTCAGCAAAATAGTCAGCGGCAGTGGCGATGAGCGCAGCCCCGGTCACTGCGGTGGCCAGGGTGGTGAGCGGGCGGGGCCAGCGCAGCGTGAGGAGGGCGCAGAGCAGGCCGCCCCCCAGTAGCAGCCCCAGTGGGCCCCACACGGAGCCCGGCTGGTAGTAGGGCGCGGAGCCCAGAAGGGCAGCAGCGGCGAGCAGCAGACCGAGCAGCAGCCCCACCAGGAAGAGGCCCACACTGCGCACCAGCATGGCCACCAGCCCGCACAGCAGCCCGATGCCCAGCGCGATGCCGGCACTCGCCCCGGCGCTCAGCTGCGTCTCCAGCACCCGCTCTCGGTAGCACAGCAGGAAGATGACCACCGAGCCAAACAGCAACCCAGTGAGGAAGAGCACTGCCTTGAAGCAGCGGTAACCTGGAGGGGAACAGGGGCTAGTGAGGGGCCAACGTGAGGTCACTGGACTGGAGGCAAGAGGTCAGAGGGGTCAGGGACATGGAATCACAGGGGAACCAGAGGCAGGACACTAAGATCAAAGGATTGGGGGTCCCGGGGGTCCCCCAAAGGATTGAGGGAACCAGTGATGGGGCCATTGAGGTCAAGGGCAGTCAGAGAAAAAGGTCATAGGGAGTCACATGGAAAACGGAGAGACAGTCATTGAGATGAGTGCTGGGTCTTTGAGGGTCAGAGGAGTCGGAGAAAGGTCATTGGAGTCGAGAGTGAATCAGCGATAGAGTCATTAGGGTCTTTGGGATGATAGGGGTCAGAGAGGTAGGTCTTGGGGTCACAGGGGGATCAGCAATAGGGTCATTGGGGTCTGTGGGGAGGGATTGTTCGGAGAGATGAGGTTGATGGAAGTTAGAATTTGAGCGATGAGGGTCTCACAGGTTCAGAAAGATGAGGTTGTGGACGGGTCACAGGGCTTCAGAGACATGACAACATTAAAAGGTTacaaagagaagagggaggcagggttATTAGGGAGTGGTCCCGGGAGGTGAGGTCTTTGCAGGTCAGGGGCGTTGACAGACGAGGAATCATTGAGAGTGTTCAAGGGTTTCAGAGAGGGGGTAATGCTGAGGCCAGAGAAATGGGATTAT includes these proteins:
- the OBSL1 gene encoding obscurin-like protein 1 isoform X8, which encodes MKAGSGDQGSPPCFLRFPRPVRVVSGAEAELKCVVLGEPPPIVVWEKGGQQLAASERLSFPADGAEHCLLLSVALPTDAGVYVCRARNAAGEAYAAAAVTVLEPPAPEPEPQPAERPLPPPGTGEGAPVFLSGPRSQWVLRGAEVMLTCQVGGLPVPTLYWEKDGMALDEVWDSSHFALEPGRAEDGRGASLALRILAARLPDSGVYVCHARNAHGHAQAGALLQVQQPPESPPPDPDEAPKPVVEPVKCAPKTFWVNEGKHAKFRCYVMGKPEPEIEWHWEGRPLLPDRRRLMYRDRDGGFVLKVLYCQAKDRGLYVCAARNSAGQTLSAVQLHVKGVKHNPPGPPVLAEMFKGHKNTVLLTWKPPEPAPETPFIYRLERQEVGSEDWIQCFSIEKAGAVEVPGDCVPSEGDYRFRVCTVSEHGRSPHVVFHGSAHLVPTARLVAGLEDVQVYDGEDAIFSLDLSTIIQGTWFLNGEELKSTEPEGQVEPGALRYRVEHKGLQHRLILQAVKHQDSGALVGFSCPGVQDSAALTIQESPVHILSPQDKVSLTFTTSERVVLTCELSRVDFPASWYKDGQKVEESESLVVKTDGRRHRLILPAAEVQDSGEFECRTEGVSAFFSVTVQDPPVHILDPQEHVFVHAITSECVMLTCELDREDAPVHWYKDGQEVEESDFVLLEDEGPHHRLVLPAAQPPDGGEFQCVAGDERAYFTVTITDVSSWIVYPSGKVYVAAVRLERVVLTCELCRPWAEVRWTKDGEEVVESPALLLQKEDTIRRLVLPAVQLEDSGEYLCEIDGESASFTVTVTEPPVRIIHPRDEVTLIAVSLECVVLTCELSREDAPVRWYKDGLEVEESEALVLQSDGRHRRLVLPAAQPEDGGEFVCDAGDDSAFFTVTVTAPPERIVRPAARSLDLQFGVPGRVELRCEVAPAGSQVRWYKDGLEVEASDTLLLGAEGPARTLTLPHARPEDAGEYVCETHDEAVTFNVSLAEPPIQFLAPEAAPGPLCVAPGEPVVLSCEVSRASALVFWSHNGRPVQEGKGLELRAEGPRRTLCVQAAEPAHTGLYTCQAGVAPGAPSLSFTVQVAEPPVRVVAPEAAQTRVRSTPGGDLELVVHLSGPGGTVRWYKDGERLASQGRVQLEQAGARQVLRVRGARSRDAGEYLCDAPQDSRIFLVSVEEPPQVKLISELTPLTVHEGDDATFRCEVSPPDADVTWLHNGAVVTPGPHLEIAQNGSSHTLTVRGCQLEDAGTMAAQAGGTATSARLHVRETELLFLRRLQDVRVEEGQDVCLEVETGRVGAAGAVRWVRGGEPLPHDPRLSVAQDGHVYRLFIHGVVLADQGTYGCESHHDRTLARLCVRPRQLRVLRSLEDVTIVEGGSATFQLELSQEGVTGEWARGGVRLHPGPQCHIHAEGHTHHLVLSGLGLADSGCISFTADSLRCAARLTVREAPVTIVRGPQDLEVTEDDTATFECELSQALADVTWEKDGRPLTPSPRLRLQALGTRRLLQLRRCRPSDAGTYSCAVGTARAGPVRLTVHERVVSMLSELQSVRAREGDGATFECTVSEVETTGSWKLGGRPLRPGGRVRIRQEGKKHILVLSELRTEDAGEVRFQAGPAQSVAQLEVEALPLQMCRRPPREKTVLVGRRAVLEVTVSRSGGQVCWLREGVELCPGDKYEMRSHGPTHSLVIHDVQPEDQGTYCCQAGEDSAHTRLLVEARRTEPSQAGALGQLGRRMPLPRAGVGGRGTEVLGDNKSGAAPFPDSLCEYRRADLAWSPCVVSDSGTKSYSTSNLAHGSAIH